Proteins co-encoded in one Actinomadura luteofluorescens genomic window:
- a CDS encoding ABC transporter ATP-binding protein, with protein sequence MMSSSPADASAPAVEVRDLRIDRGGREVLHGLTFDVPRGSIVGLLGPSGCGKTTLMRAIVGVQIVRSGAVTVLGEPAGSPGLRRRVGYATQTPAVYADLTVAENLRYFASVLRAPRSDVARVIDEVGLGRSRDQTAATLSGGQLSRANLAVALLGAPELLVLDEPTVGLDPVLRQELWELFRELAERGATLVVSSHVMDEAGRTDRLLLMREGDVLADGTPDGLRSRTGAPDLEGAFLHLIHEKAGSPS encoded by the coding sequence ATGATGAGTTCTAGTCCGGCGGATGCGTCCGCCCCCGCGGTGGAGGTGCGCGACCTGCGGATCGACCGCGGGGGCCGGGAGGTGCTGCACGGGCTCACCTTCGACGTCCCGCGCGGCTCGATCGTGGGCCTGCTCGGCCCGAGCGGCTGCGGGAAGACGACCCTGATGCGGGCCATCGTCGGCGTCCAGATCGTGCGGAGCGGCGCGGTGACCGTGCTCGGCGAGCCCGCCGGGTCGCCCGGCCTGCGGCGCCGCGTCGGGTACGCGACGCAGACGCCGGCCGTCTACGCCGACCTGACCGTCGCCGAGAACCTGCGCTACTTCGCCTCCGTCCTCCGCGCGCCGCGCTCGGACGTGGCCCGCGTCATCGACGAGGTCGGCCTCGGGCGCAGCCGCGACCAGACGGCGGCGACGCTGTCGGGCGGGCAGCTCAGCCGCGCCAACCTCGCCGTGGCCCTGCTCGGCGCGCCCGAGCTGCTCGTCCTGGACGAGCCGACCGTGGGGCTCGACCCGGTGCTGCGGCAGGAGCTGTGGGAGCTGTTCCGCGAGCTGGCCGAACGGGGCGCCACCCTGGTCGTGTCCAGCCACGTCATGGACGAGGCGGGACGCACCGACCGCCTGCTGCTGATGCGCGAGGGCGACGTCCTCGCCGACGGCACGCCGGACGGCCTGCGCTCGCGCACCGGCGCCCCCGACCTCGAAGGGGCGTTCCTCCACCTGATCCACGAGAAGGCCGGGAGCCCCTCATGA
- a CDS encoding ABC transporter permease, with protein MSAAVTFATMRRILAQLKHDHRTLALLIGVPTLLMILLRYVFDQPAAFDRIGPMLLGLFPFTVMFVVASVATLRERTSGTLERLMTMPLGKLDLLLGYALAFGLLALVQVAVVLAVSLTWLGLDLNGSLASLVLVSLLDALLGMALGLFASAFARTEFQAVQFMPAFVLPQLLLCGLIIPRGEMASWLQAIADVLPLSYAVEGMQEIGASPDFTGTLALDVSVIAAFVVVALLLGAVTLRRRSG; from the coding sequence ATGAGCGCCGCCGTCACGTTCGCCACGATGCGGCGCATCCTGGCGCAGCTCAAGCACGACCACCGCACGCTCGCCCTGCTCATCGGCGTGCCGACCCTGCTGATGATCCTGCTGCGGTACGTGTTCGACCAGCCGGCGGCCTTCGACCGGATCGGGCCCATGCTGCTCGGCCTGTTCCCGTTCACCGTCATGTTCGTGGTGGCCAGCGTCGCCACCCTCCGCGAGCGCACGAGCGGCACCCTCGAACGGCTGATGACGATGCCGCTCGGCAAGCTCGACCTGCTGCTCGGCTACGCGCTGGCCTTCGGCCTGCTCGCGCTCGTCCAGGTCGCCGTCGTGCTGGCCGTGTCGCTGACCTGGCTCGGCCTCGACCTGAACGGCTCGCTGGCGTCCCTCGTCCTGGTCTCGCTGCTGGACGCGCTGCTCGGCATGGCCCTCGGGCTGTTCGCCAGCGCGTTCGCCCGGACCGAGTTCCAGGCCGTCCAGTTCATGCCCGCGTTCGTCCTGCCGCAGCTGCTGCTCTGCGGCCTGATCATCCCGCGCGGGGAGATGGCGTCCTGGCTCCAGGCGATCGCGGACGTCCTGCCGCTGTCCTACGCGGTCGAGGGCATGCAGGAGATCGGCGCCAGTCCGGACTTCACCGGCACCCTGGCCCTGGACGTCTCCGTGATAGCCGCGTTCGTGGTGGTCGCGCTCCTGCTGGGCGCGGTGACCCTGCGCCGCCGGAGCGGGTGA
- a CDS encoding LCP family protein: protein MTSPDLHGSQVPPRPDEGAPAPAGPEAPGAPGAPGGDADAAFWGGSDGGGETRRKRRWPRVLIAVGVFVALVVAGLGGLAWQRQSSYNGNIDRIKGVMPDDAQKRPGANVEGTENWLLVGSDSRADATTGEGNQVWKPGQQRTDTIMLLHLPADRKKAYIISFPRDSWVEIPGYGQQKINAAFSFGGPKLLIETLESLTGIRIDHYGAIDFEGFKSMTDALGGVTVNIRQGVYDPARKKRWEAGRQKLNGEDALLFVRQRYNLPNGDFDRIKRQQAFLGALAKQAADRGTLTNPLKLDRFLSALTKSISVDEGVSAGDLRSLALGMRSVRPSDVMFMTLPHKGTGMRKRQSVVFLDGGKAKALFEAVKTARMKEYVQQYGAGNSLGTVS, encoded by the coding sequence ATGACCTCCCCTGATCTTCACGGCTCCCAGGTGCCGCCGAGGCCCGACGAGGGGGCGCCCGCGCCCGCGGGGCCCGAGGCTCCGGGCGCTCCGGGCGCCCCGGGAGGGGACGCCGACGCCGCGTTCTGGGGCGGCTCGGACGGCGGCGGCGAGACGCGGCGCAAGCGGCGCTGGCCCCGCGTCCTGATCGCCGTGGGGGTGTTCGTGGCGCTGGTCGTGGCCGGTCTCGGCGGGCTGGCGTGGCAGCGGCAGTCGTCCTACAACGGCAACATCGACCGGATCAAGGGCGTGATGCCGGACGACGCCCAGAAGCGTCCGGGCGCCAACGTCGAGGGGACGGAGAACTGGCTGCTCGTCGGCTCGGACTCGCGGGCCGACGCGACGACCGGCGAGGGCAACCAGGTCTGGAAGCCGGGGCAGCAGCGCACCGACACGATCATGCTGCTGCACCTGCCGGCGGACCGGAAGAAGGCCTACATCATCTCGTTCCCGCGCGACTCGTGGGTGGAGATCCCCGGCTACGGGCAGCAGAAGATCAACGCGGCGTTCTCGTTCGGCGGGCCGAAGCTGCTGATCGAGACGTTGGAGAGCCTCACCGGCATCCGCATCGACCACTACGGCGCGATCGACTTCGAGGGCTTCAAGTCGATGACGGACGCGCTCGGCGGCGTCACGGTCAACATCAGGCAGGGCGTGTACGACCCGGCGCGCAAGAAGCGCTGGGAGGCGGGTCGGCAGAAGCTGAACGGCGAGGACGCCCTGCTGTTCGTCCGGCAGCGCTACAACCTGCCGAACGGCGACTTCGACCGGATCAAGCGGCAGCAGGCGTTCCTCGGCGCGCTCGCCAAGCAGGCCGCCGACCGGGGCACGCTCACCAACCCGCTCAAGCTCGACCGGTTCCTGTCGGCGCTCACCAAGTCGATCAGCGTGGACGAGGGGGTGTCGGCGGGCGACCTGCGCTCGCTGGCGCTCGGCATGCGCAGTGTCCGCCCGTCGGACGTGATGTTCATGACGCTGCCGCACAAGGGCACCGGCATGCGCAAGCGGCAGAGCGTCGTGTTCCTGGACGGCGGGAAGGCGAAGGCCCTCTTCGAGGCGGTCAAGACCGCGCGGATGAAGGAGTACGTCCAGCAGTACGGCGCCGGCAACAGCCTCGGCACCGTGTCGTGA
- a CDS encoding proline dehydrogenase family protein produces the protein MLRQALLVASRSGGARRVVETAPFTGDVVRRFVAGETIDDALRVTGGLTDEGLLVSLDVLGEDTHDEGRAEANAAHYVELLGRLGASGLGRRAEVSLKLSAIGQTFDEDLALENARRVCAAARSASTTVTIDMEEHTTVDSTLATVHELRRDYPDVGAVVQAYLRRAEEHCADLAYEGSRVRLCKGAYGAPAAVAFTDKEEVDRSYVRCMKVLMAGKGYPMLATHDPRLIEIAGALSVLNERDDDTFEYQMLYGIRPQEQRRLAAEGAQVRVYVAYGREWYQYFMRRLAERPANLRFFMRSLVGRS, from the coding sequence GTGCTTCGTCAGGCATTGCTGGTCGCGTCGCGCAGCGGCGGCGCGCGCAGGGTGGTGGAGACCGCGCCGTTCACCGGTGACGTGGTCCGCCGCTTCGTGGCCGGGGAGACGATCGACGACGCCCTGCGCGTCACCGGCGGGCTGACCGACGAGGGCCTGCTCGTCAGCCTGGACGTCCTGGGCGAGGACACCCACGACGAGGGCCGCGCAGAGGCGAACGCCGCCCACTATGTCGAGCTTCTGGGACGGCTGGGCGCCTCCGGGCTCGGGAGGCGCGCCGAGGTGTCCCTCAAGCTGTCGGCCATCGGCCAGACCTTCGACGAAGACCTCGCTCTGGAGAACGCGCGACGCGTGTGCGCCGCCGCCCGCTCGGCCAGCACGACGGTCACCATCGACATGGAAGAGCACACGACGGTCGACTCGACGCTGGCTACCGTCCACGAACTGCGGCGTGACTACCCGGACGTGGGTGCGGTCGTCCAGGCGTACCTGCGTCGCGCAGAGGAGCACTGCGCGGACCTGGCCTACGAGGGTTCGCGGGTGAGGCTGTGCAAGGGCGCCTATGGGGCGCCTGCGGCGGTCGCCTTCACCGACAAGGAGGAGGTCGACAGGTCGTACGTGCGGTGCATGAAAGTGCTGATGGCAGGCAAGGGCTACCCGATGCTCGCCACGCACGACCCCCGGCTGATAGAGATCGCCGGCGCGCTGTCGGTGCTGAACGAGCGCGACGACGACACCTTCGAGTACCAGATGCTCTACGGGATCCGCCCGCAGGAGCAGCGCCGCCTCGCCGCGGAGGGCGCGCAGGTCCGCGTCTACGTCGCCTACGGGCGCGAGTGGTACCAGTACTTCATGCGCCGGCTCGCCGAGCGGCCCGCCAACCTGCGCTTCTTCATGCGCTCCCTCGTCGGGCGCTCTTAG
- the proC gene encoding pyrroline-5-carboxylate reductase, which translates to MIAILGAGKMGEALLSGVLRAGRRPSELIATARREERGALLRERYGVQIVSNAEAAATAETLVLAVKPQDMGALLEEVGPHVPAGRLVISMAAGITTGFVEERLPDGVPVVRVMSNTPVHVDEAMSVISPGSHAGEEHLKLAEELLSPVGKVLRIPESLQDGATALSGSGPAYFYYLVEAMVDAGILLGMPRAAALEMVIQSAVGAAVMLRDSGEHPVLLREAVTSPGGTTISAIRELERHGVRAAVLEAIEAARNRGRELASG; encoded by the coding sequence ATGATCGCGATTCTGGGTGCCGGGAAGATGGGCGAGGCGCTGCTGTCCGGGGTGCTCCGGGCCGGCCGCCGTCCGTCCGAGCTGATCGCCACCGCGCGCCGGGAGGAGCGGGGCGCGCTGCTGCGGGAGCGCTACGGCGTGCAGATCGTGTCGAACGCGGAGGCCGCCGCGACCGCCGAGACGCTCGTCCTCGCGGTGAAGCCGCAGGACATGGGGGCCCTGCTGGAGGAGGTCGGCCCGCACGTGCCGGCCGGCCGGCTGGTGATCTCGATGGCGGCGGGCATCACGACGGGGTTCGTCGAGGAGCGGCTGCCGGACGGGGTGCCCGTCGTCCGCGTCATGTCGAACACGCCCGTCCACGTGGACGAGGCGATGAGCGTCATCTCGCCCGGGTCGCACGCCGGCGAGGAGCACCTGAAGCTGGCCGAGGAGCTGCTGTCGCCGGTCGGCAAGGTGCTGCGCATCCCCGAGTCGCTTCAGGACGGCGCCACGGCCCTGTCCGGCAGCGGGCCGGCGTACTTCTACTACCTCGTCGAGGCGATGGTGGACGCGGGCATCCTGCTCGGGATGCCGCGCGCCGCCGCGCTGGAGATGGTCATCCAGTCGGCCGTCGGCGCCGCCGTCATGCTCCGCGACTCCGGGGAGCATCCGGTGCTGCTGCGCGAGGCCGTGACGTCCCCGGGCGGGACGACGATCTCGGCGATCCGCGAGCTGGAGCGGCACGGCGTCAGGGCCGCCGTCCTGGAGGCGATCGAGGCGGCCCGCAACCGGGGGCGCGAGCTCGCGAGCGGCTGA
- a CDS encoding alpha/beta hydrolase, whose product MDGDPSVRSRAISNALRLGVRPFLHYLPGHATSIRTARSTVDAASLLLRHSPHVRVESLNDPAPGGDGGLPVRGEWIVPRDAVEENAPGAVLYLHGGGYVFCSPRTHRPITSRLALDTGLPILAPRYRLAPEHPFPAPLEDAVAAYRWLLDRGVPASGIVLAGDSAGGHLSAALTGELCRQGLPGPAGLMLFSPWVDLTCELSMDAQSRARDPYISASSARRIARLVVGPTGFEDPRLALLTCAWNDMPPILIQVGGAEVLRTEAEAFADALRRTGAHCDLQIWKGQMHVFQILNRVLPEANAAMRDAAHFVRTVTGGTGKHPRARKRSKAA is encoded by the coding sequence TTGGACGGCGACCCCAGCGTTCGCAGCCGAGCGATCAGCAACGCGCTCCGTCTGGGCGTCCGTCCGTTCCTGCACTACCTTCCTGGCCACGCGACCAGCATCCGCACCGCGCGCTCGACGGTGGACGCCGCGTCCCTGCTGCTGCGGCACAGCCCCCACGTGCGGGTCGAGTCGCTGAACGACCCGGCGCCCGGGGGCGACGGCGGCCTCCCGGTCAGGGGCGAGTGGATCGTTCCGCGCGACGCGGTCGAGGAGAACGCCCCCGGCGCCGTCCTCTACCTGCACGGCGGCGGCTACGTCTTCTGCTCGCCGCGCACCCACCGCCCCATCACCTCGCGGCTCGCGCTCGACACGGGCCTGCCGATCCTCGCCCCGCGGTACCGGCTCGCGCCCGAGCACCCGTTCCCGGCCCCGCTGGAGGACGCCGTCGCCGCCTACCGCTGGCTGCTCGATCGGGGCGTTCCGGCGTCCGGCATCGTCCTCGCGGGCGACTCGGCGGGCGGGCACCTGTCCGCCGCGCTGACCGGCGAACTGTGCCGCCAGGGCCTGCCGGGCCCGGCCGGGCTCATGCTGTTCTCCCCGTGGGTCGACCTGACCTGCGAGCTGTCCATGGACGCGCAGAGCCGAGCCCGCGACCCCTACATCAGCGCGTCCTCGGCGCGCCGGATCGCCCGCCTCGTCGTGGGGCCGACCGGGTTCGAGGACCCGCGGCTGGCCCTGCTCACGTGCGCCTGGAACGACATGCCGCCCATCCTCATCCAGGTGGGCGGCGCCGAGGTGCTGCGCACCGAGGCCGAGGCGTTCGCCGACGCCCTGCGCCGCACCGGGGCCCACTGCGACCTGCAGATCTGGAAGGGGCAGATGCACGTCTTCCAGATCCTGAACCGCGTGCTCCCTGAGGCGAACGCCGCCATGCGCGACGCCGCCCACTTCGTCCGGACCGTGACGGGCGGGACGGGCAAGCACCCCAGGGCGAGGAAGCGCTCGAAGGCCGCCTAG
- a CDS encoding acetoin utilization protein AcuC, whose protein sequence is MSSPDSSQSAGPENCELEIFWDERLISYDFGPGHPMNPVRVELTMALARGLGVLDRPNVRVSAFEAAGDKLLRLVHEESYIAAVKHSGATGLPEPGHGLGTPDNPVFLGMHEASALVTGASVAAAEAVWTGRAEHAANISGGLHHALSDAASGFCVYNDPAVAIAWLLENGAERVAYVDIDVHHGDGVQAAFYDDPRVLTISLHESPRTLFPGTGFPDETGADGTSVNISLPPGTGDRPWLRAFEAIVPPLLRRFRPDVLVTQQGADGHALDPLAHLILSVDGQRTAYALLHRLAHETAGGRWVLTGGGGYELVQVVPRAWTHLLAEAAGGPVPPETATPDDWREFVRQRTEEIAPRRMTDGTETVEVSRWGDGYDPGSPVDQAVLATRRAVFPEHGLDPMTDE, encoded by the coding sequence ATGAGCAGTCCCGATTCGTCCCAGTCCGCCGGTCCCGAGAACTGCGAACTGGAGATCTTCTGGGACGAGCGGCTCATCTCCTACGACTTCGGTCCCGGCCACCCCATGAACCCGGTGCGGGTCGAGCTGACGATGGCGCTCGCCCGCGGGCTCGGCGTCCTGGACCGCCCGAACGTGCGGGTCTCGGCGTTCGAGGCCGCCGGCGACAAGCTGCTCCGGCTCGTCCACGAGGAGTCCTACATCGCGGCGGTCAAGCACTCCGGCGCCACCGGGCTGCCCGAGCCCGGGCACGGCCTCGGTACCCCCGACAACCCGGTCTTCCTCGGCATGCACGAGGCGTCCGCCCTGGTCACGGGGGCGTCGGTGGCCGCCGCCGAGGCGGTGTGGACGGGCCGCGCCGAGCACGCCGCGAACATCTCCGGCGGCCTGCACCACGCGCTGAGCGACGCCGCCAGCGGGTTCTGCGTCTACAACGACCCGGCCGTCGCGATCGCGTGGCTCCTGGAGAACGGCGCCGAGCGCGTCGCCTACGTCGACATCGACGTCCACCACGGCGACGGCGTCCAGGCGGCCTTCTACGACGACCCGCGCGTGCTGACGATCAGCCTGCATGAGTCCCCGCGGACGCTGTTCCCCGGCACCGGCTTCCCGGACGAGACCGGCGCGGACGGCACCTCGGTCAACATCTCGCTGCCGCCCGGCACCGGCGACCGGCCGTGGCTGCGCGCGTTCGAGGCGATCGTCCCGCCGCTGCTGCGCCGGTTCCGCCCGGACGTCCTCGTCACCCAGCAGGGCGCCGACGGCCACGCGCTCGACCCGCTCGCCCACCTGATCCTCAGCGTGGACGGCCAGCGGACGGCGTACGCGTTGCTGCACCGGCTGGCGCACGAGACCGCGGGCGGCCGGTGGGTCCTCACCGGCGGCGGCGGATACGAGCTGGTCCAGGTCGTCCCGCGCGCGTGGACGCACCTGCTCGCCGAGGCGGCGGGCGGCCCCGTCCCGCCGGAAACGGCGACCCCGGACGACTGGCGCGAGTTCGTCCGGCAGCGGACCGAGGAGATCGCCCCGCGCCGCATGACGGACGGGACGGAGACGGTGGAGGTCAGCAGGTGGGGGGACGGCTACGACCCGGGCAGCCCCGTGGACCAGGCGGTGCTGGCGACGCGCCGCGCGGTGTTCCCCGAGCACGGCCTCGACCCGATGACCGACGAGTGA
- a CDS encoding phosphatase → MNQTTPASGGPVPTRDELRAHLVRTMIAGDVATPRQNNLLHFRRMAGGDPYYQFGLDLKPSWSERSVLEMMVERCGVDPDPMHLYGDDTIDPEITLDTLEAMGERIGLAARRRERVVLATGHPSTLTPLYQAVAGALREAGCRVLTPAAGWTYEVDAGYGGSELRRIVYAAPGVAMLEGEDLRTHHTHDPHPMEAMLRELAASGSGENSEAKPDIWPDLAIADHGWAGAAGQAGIDTVGFADCNDPALFAGAAEGKIDVVVPLDDGVSAHHYAPLTAYILDRAGLRPAG, encoded by the coding sequence ATGAACCAGACGACCCCCGCGTCCGGAGGCCCCGTGCCCACCAGGGACGAGCTGCGCGCCCACCTCGTGCGAACGATGATCGCCGGCGACGTGGCCACGCCGCGGCAGAACAACCTGCTGCACTTCCGGCGCATGGCGGGCGGCGACCCGTACTACCAGTTCGGCCTGGATCTGAAGCCGTCGTGGTCGGAGCGGTCGGTGCTGGAGATGATGGTCGAGCGGTGCGGCGTCGACCCCGATCCGATGCATCTGTACGGGGACGACACCATCGATCCCGAGATCACGCTCGACACGCTGGAGGCGATGGGGGAGCGCATCGGCCTCGCGGCGCGGCGCCGGGAGCGCGTGGTCCTCGCGACCGGGCATCCGTCCACGCTGACGCCGCTGTACCAGGCGGTCGCGGGGGCGCTGCGGGAGGCGGGCTGCCGGGTGCTGACGCCCGCGGCCGGCTGGACCTACGAGGTCGACGCCGGGTACGGCGGCTCGGAGCTGCGCCGCATCGTCTACGCCGCTCCGGGCGTCGCGATGCTGGAGGGCGAGGATCTCCGCACGCACCACACGCACGACCCGCATCCGATGGAGGCCATGCTCAGGGAGCTCGCCGCTAGCGGGTCCGGCGAAAATTCGGAAGCTAAACCAGATATCTGGCCGGATCTGGCCATCGCCGACCACGGGTGGGCCGGAGCCGCCGGGCAGGCGGGCATCGACACCGTGGGGTTCGCGGACTGTAACGACCCGGCGCTGTTCGCCGGGGCCGCCGAGGGCAAGATCGACGTGGTCGTCCCGCTCGACGACGGCGTCTCCGCGCACCACTACGCGCCCCTGACCGCGTACATCCTTGATCGCGCGGGCCTGCGGCCGGCCGGCTGA
- a CDS encoding helix-turn-helix domain-containing protein, with translation MTSGERPLSEVRFLTVAEVAAVMRVSKMTVYRLVHSGELPAIRVGRSFRVPEQAVHDYLRDAYIEAG, from the coding sequence ATGACCTCAGGCGAGCGACCTCTGAGCGAGGTCAGGTTCCTGACCGTCGCCGAAGTGGCGGCGGTGATGCGGGTGTCCAAGATGACCGTCTACCGCCTCGTCCACTCGGGCGAACTGCCCGCGATCCGCGTGGGCCGCTCGTTCCGGGTTCCCGAGCAGGCCGTCCACGATTACCTGCGCGACGCGTACATCGAAGCCGGATAA
- a CDS encoding 30S ribosomal protein bS22 — translation MGSVIKKRRKRMAKKKHRKLLKKTRIQRRNKK, via the coding sequence GTGGGCTCTGTCATCAAGAAGCGCCGCAAGAGGATGGCCAAGAAGAAGCACCGCAAGCTTCTGAAGAAGACGCGCATCCAGCGCCGCAACAAGAAGTAG
- a CDS encoding NAD-dependent epimerase/dehydratase family protein — translation MPAAAARVVLVTGVSRFLGARVANTLQADPGIERVIGVDTVPPDASLGRTEFVRVDIRTPGIAKIIASAAVDTVVHLNLVTSSSVPRAKVKELNVIGTMQLLAACQRSPDMRKLVVRSSAAVYGSSPMDPAVFTERDEPVEAPRSGYAKDAVEVEGYVRGLMRRRSDLAVSVLRFANFLGPGVDSPLTRYLRLPVVPTVLGFDPRLQFVHEDDGVEVLRRMTVEDHPGCYNVAGDGVLLLSQALRRAGRPYLPVPSPSISVLGDMGRRFAGLSGFSPELLRWLTYGRVLDTTALERELAWHPKYSSEAAFADFAAARGFVRGGLASLLGRA, via the coding sequence ATGCCCGCCGCCGCGGCCCGTGTCGTCCTCGTCACGGGCGTCTCCCGTTTCCTGGGGGCGCGGGTCGCGAACACCCTGCAAGCCGACCCGGGCATCGAGCGTGTCATCGGGGTGGACACGGTGCCGCCGGACGCGTCGCTCGGCCGCACCGAGTTCGTCCGGGTCGACATCCGCACGCCCGGCATCGCGAAGATCATCGCGTCGGCGGCGGTGGACACGGTGGTGCACCTCAACCTGGTGACGTCCTCCTCGGTTCCGCGGGCGAAGGTCAAGGAGCTGAACGTCATCGGGACGATGCAGCTGCTCGCGGCCTGCCAGCGCTCGCCCGACATGCGCAAGCTGGTCGTACGGTCGTCGGCGGCCGTGTACGGCTCCTCCCCGATGGACCCGGCCGTGTTCACCGAGCGGGACGAGCCCGTCGAGGCGCCCAGGTCCGGCTATGCCAAGGACGCCGTCGAGGTCGAGGGATACGTCCGCGGGCTGATGCGGCGGCGCTCCGACCTGGCCGTGTCGGTGCTGCGGTTCGCGAACTTCCTCGGCCCGGGCGTCGACTCGCCCCTCACCCGGTACCTGCGCCTGCCGGTCGTCCCGACCGTGCTCGGGTTCGACCCTCGGTTGCAGTTCGTCCACGAGGACGACGGCGTCGAGGTGCTGCGGCGCATGACGGTCGAGGACCACCCCGGCTGCTACAACGTCGCCGGCGACGGCGTGCTGCTGCTGTCGCAGGCCCTCCGGCGCGCCGGGCGGCCCTACCTGCCCGTCCCGTCGCCGTCCATCTCGGTGCTCGGCGACATGGGGCGCCGCTTCGCGGGCCTGTCGGGGTTCTCGCCGGAGCTGCTGCGCTGGCTGACCTATGGCCGGGTCCTCGACACCACCGCGCTGGAACGCGAGCTGGCGTGGCACCCGAAGTACAGCTCCGAGGCCGCCTTCGCCGACTTCGCCGCCGCCCGGGGCTTCGTCCGCGGCGGCCTGGCGTCCCTGCTGGGACGGGCCTGA
- a CDS encoding lysophospholipid acyltransferase family protein, with protein sequence MMNDAHPGDDEGAQVIRLAAVREDPPGDDAPGDGRPGERGQFEQTLASGLAFLRRRLTGEYEVDEFGFDPEFNSTVLLPLARALYEHWFRVELDGLENIPEGGALLVANHSGTIPLDALMLSVALHDHADRQVRLLGADLVYQIPLLGHLSRKAGHTLACQADAARLLGKGELVGVFPEGFKGVGKPFSERYKLQRFGRGGFVGTALRAGVPIVPCAIVGAEEIYPKIADLRPLARLLGLPYFPVTPTFPLLGPAGLVPLPSKWVIRFGEPMTLDGYDADAADDPMTVFEITDHVRENVQHMLYETLLRRGPAFL encoded by the coding sequence ATGATGAACGACGCGCACCCCGGGGACGATGAGGGCGCGCAGGTCATCCGGCTCGCCGCGGTCCGCGAGGACCCTCCGGGCGACGACGCGCCCGGTGACGGCCGTCCGGGCGAGCGCGGCCAGTTCGAACAGACCCTGGCCTCCGGGCTGGCGTTCCTGCGGCGCCGGCTGACGGGCGAGTACGAGGTCGACGAGTTCGGCTTCGACCCCGAGTTCAACTCCACCGTCCTCCTCCCGCTGGCCCGCGCCCTCTACGAGCACTGGTTCCGCGTCGAACTCGACGGCCTGGAGAACATCCCCGAGGGCGGCGCCCTCCTCGTCGCCAACCACTCCGGCACGATCCCGCTCGACGCGCTCATGCTGTCGGTCGCCCTGCACGACCACGCCGACCGGCAGGTCCGCCTGCTCGGCGCCGACCTCGTCTACCAGATCCCCCTGCTCGGGCATCTGTCGCGCAAGGCCGGCCACACGCTCGCCTGCCAGGCCGACGCCGCCCGGCTGCTCGGCAAGGGCGAGCTGGTCGGCGTCTTCCCCGAGGGCTTCAAAGGCGTCGGCAAGCCCTTCTCCGAGCGCTACAAGCTGCAGCGCTTCGGCCGCGGCGGCTTCGTCGGCACCGCGCTGCGCGCCGGCGTGCCGATCGTGCCGTGCGCCATCGTCGGCGCCGAGGAGATCTACCCCAAGATCGCCGACCTGCGCCCGCTGGCCCGCCTCCTCGGCCTCCCCTACTTCCCGGTCACGCCGACGTTCCCGCTGCTCGGCCCCGCCGGGCTCGTCCCGCTGCCGTCCAAGTGGGTGATCCGGTTCGGTGAGCCGATGACGCTGGACGGCTACGACGCGGACGCCGCCGACGACCCCATGACGGTCTTCGAGATCACCGACCACGTGCGCGAGAACGTCCAGCACATGCTCTACGAGACGCTGCTGCGCCGGGGCCCCGCCTTCCTCTGA